DNA from Deltaproteobacteria bacterium:
TCATCTGTGAAACCTGGATGCATAGCTTCAAGACCGCGCAGACCATAATGGCGTGCTCGTAAATAAAGCTTTCGTGCTCGGCTAAACAGTTTATCAGCTACATTTGGTGCATTATCTATGCTACGTTCGGCATCAAATTGCACAAAAGCGTATGCATACTGAGTAAAGCCAGATGCTGCCGCTAATAGTAGCTTGGGGTCGTTAGGCGATTTTTCTAATAATGATTCTATGGTCTTTAAACCAAAGGGTATCGCTGCACGAACAAGCTGTGGATCATCATCGCTGGCATATGCTAAACCAGTGCCCGCCACTGCATCTGCCGCTGCAGAGGCTATTAAGCCACTACAGCCAGTATTAATGCTTAGAGCTAACAAGAGATAAGCTATTGCTATGGTATTAAAGTTTCGCCACTGCATAAAAACTTTTAGAAAAATAAAAGGTTCATGCTTTAGCTGAAATAGCCAACCGTTATTAATGAATGGTGCCGATACGCAAGCCCATTTGTACACTTTGTAGAGGTGCAATTGCATCAAAAGATATCCGCCCCGGCTCAGTGATTAATATAACCGTAGAGCCTAGTTCAAAAACACCAACTTCATCACCTTTTTGTAATACATACGGCTCAGGATACTCAATTCGTCTTATATACGCCCGTGTTGTGTTCGTTCGTATGGTTAGGTCATAAGTTACCCCAATTCGACCGACCATTGTAGCCCCAACTTTAACTAATGCTACACAACCAGATGTTTCAGTATCAATGTAAGTAACCACTCGCTCATTGCGCGCAAATAAATCTTCAATACGTTCTATTACTTCTGAAAAAACCGGCAATAAACGACCCGGAATAACTGTAGCATTATGTACCGCACCAGCAATTGGCGCATGAATGCGATGATAATCTTTTGGTGAAAGATAAATAGTAGCATATGCCCCACCTTCAAACCTTGCAGCTTCACGCTCATCATTAAGTAGTTGCGCTAAGGAATAACTTCGACCCTTTACTTGTAATAAAGTCCCCTGCAAAACCAATCCACACATGCCAATAATGCCATCAACCGGTGAAATTATTGCATCCGCAGCAACATCAATCGACCGTGCATTAGTTTTTAAATAACGAACAAATAAATCTTCAATGCTGATATATTCTTCAATTGATTTTTCAGCCTCAGCTAAATCAATACCAGTAAACCTAACAAATAAACGCTTTGCCAGTGCAACAAAAAAACGTGGGCGCTGCCAGCGCACCACAACACCCCAGGCACGCGAGATTAGGCCGGCAGGTAAAAATCGTATAATCACTGCGATTAATTTACGCATCATTTGCTGCTCTTAGCACCTAATCTTAATAAAACCAGGGTTATTTGAAAAATAAATTTAGCTTTCATTCACCTTTTGCCAGAAAGCACTGTACCCATTAAGTACTTCACGCAGATGTTGCAATCGCTTAACACTTAGCTGTTTAGTATTAAGTTCTTGATAATTTTGATCTCTAATTTCAAAAATGCCGCTGGTGTGCATTTCAGAACCAAATACAACTACTCCCTCTTCATCAACCATTCCACATTGATCCCAGCCACAGCTTACAATGGGTAAACGAGGTTCGTCATCAAAAAGCACTTTGCCATGAGAATAAGCGAATGCATCATTCTCTATACCTAATATATTCCCTAAGGTAGGCGCCACATCTAATAAAGATACTGCCTGTTCATATTGTTTTGGTGCCATACCTGGCACATACAATACTAATGGTACTCGTATCTGTTCATTATCAAAAGCACTGTTGTGGCCATAATAACCATGCTCACCAAATTCTTGGCCATGATCACCAGTAATTAAAATTATAGTATGAGATAGTTTTGGATCTTTCTGACGTGCTATTTGCATTACTTGTTCGGTCAAATCGTCAGCATAGGCTAGTGCACTTAAGTATCGATCATGAGTATTTAATGACGCGGCTGGTTTAATAAGATCAAGCTGACTAGATTTTGTAGCATCACCACGTCGATATGATATCGGGAAATCAAATGGTGCATGGGTCGAGTCAAAAAAGATAAAAGCAAAATAAGGATTAGGGCGTGCCCTAGTATTTCCCTCTGTAGTATCAATAAATTTTTTAAACTCATTTACTAGTACACGGTCACGTTCGGCCATACGCCCAGGTACATTATCCACTAAATAATCAACCCCACTAACGAATACGGTTTCGCGAAATTCCGGCCACGATAATGGTGCACTTGCAATGGCAGCAGTTTGATAGCCTAATGACTTAATACGTTCTAATAATACTGGAGCCCGACGCGCCCCCAACATGGTATGCCAAAAATTGCCATACAAACCATAAAACAAACTAAAAATACCAAAACGTGTGGCGTTACCGCCACTATAACAGTGCATGAACGTTTGCGCCTGTTGCGCAAAACTCATTAATTTCGGCATCGTCTGTTTATCAACCGAATGTGCACGCATACTATCAATTACAATCATTAGAATATTCGGCGGTTCTTTAACAACACGCATACGCAATGCAGCTCGCGGATAATTCAAAGATGTTATATTGGGTCGAGACTGTGATGCTAATTCATCATCGGTTACCGGCAAATATCCTAAATTACGAAGCTGGCGCTT
Protein-coding regions in this window:
- a CDS encoding sulfatase-like hydrolase/transferase, translating into MLALLASSSGYIWVAPASNFISSSFIILVLFEELGVLTLSFAAFIWLIRRVSNFTAAFVGALLFTILHTLVFIDVRLFSFFRFHVNGLVLNVLTTSHGLEATGISTTTISLFIIAIIIFFIGQFVLFRRLVRQSEKPLYKQRIWAIALAAILISALGEHIIFAVADVWNYAPILQASRAIPFYQWMTPKRQLRNLGYLPVTDDELASQSRPNITSLNYPRAALRMRVVKEPPNILMIVIDSMRAHSVDKQTMPKLMSFAQQAQTFMHCYSGGNATRFGIFSLFYGLYGNFWHTMLGARRAPVLLERIKSLGYQTAAIASAPLSWPEFRETVFVSGVDYLVDNVPGRMAERDRVLVNEFKKFIDTTEGNTRARPNPYFAFIFFDSTHAPFDFPISYRRGDATKSSQLDLIKPAASLNTHDRYLSALAYADDLTEQVMQIARQKDPKLSHTIILITGDHGQEFGEHGYYGHNSAFDNEQIRVPLVLYVPGMAPKQYEQAVSLLDVAPTLGNILGIENDAFAYSHGKVLFDDEPRLPIVSCGWDQCGMVDEEGVVVFGSEMHTSGIFEIRDQNYQELNTKQLSVKRLQHLREVLNGYSAFWQKVNES
- the psd gene encoding phosphatidylserine decarboxylase (Phosphatidylserine decarboxylase is synthesized as a single chain precursor. Generation of the pyruvoyl active site from a Ser is coupled to cleavage of a Gly-Ser bond between the larger (beta) and smaller (alpha chains). It is an integral membrane protein.), which produces MMRKLIAVIIRFLPAGLISRAWGVVVRWQRPRFFVALAKRLFVRFTGIDLAEAEKSIEEYISIEDLFVRYLKTNARSIDVAADAIISPVDGIIGMCGLVLQGTLLQVKGRSYSLAQLLNDEREAARFEGGAYATIYLSPKDYHRIHAPIAGAVHNATVIPGRLLPVFSEVIERIEDLFARNERVVTYIDTETSGCVALVKVGATMVGRIGVTYDLTIRTNTTRAYIRRIEYPEPYVLQKGDEVGVFELGSTVILITEPGRISFDAIAPLQSVQMGLRIGTIH